Proteins from a genomic interval of Pseudodesulfovibrio nedwellii:
- a CDS encoding response regulator, with protein MKRVFGFILCVCMVLVAFSCTPLDGQTPLTAEEQEWIEKNKEIPLGVSLHYPPYEEFGLKGGYQGLSADYIRLINEKTGLKFVPLRFRNRDEVLAGIKRGEISVVAALEMTDERRDFLDFTQPYVNVPAAIITRKEFKGELSLEKLDGMRIGVTVSPEFISYLEKYFPGDYTVVTMAGGYIGGLRSLAVGDVDALICDMALASRYIANARISNLRIAGISSYTIDLRIASLKSQPIVGQILRKGLAMILPHERKTIEEKWLTLHYRPIWASWTFWLGLLGVLGLVLGGIVLVLGGIVLVLFWNRSLKRQVAQRTMALSSINKVLLGALDCHTEREVMLRCLQEAKTMSSSERAFLGEVEQTGAIKVLLATEGGADCPEWDCAEFESVILEGEQLDRLAGGHVVNVSIGGDRKGHPHLIVVPLQILAGTNMKIIAVARSENRYVSNEVLILAEVLFAFEEALQRKRTEISLHEKERQLQRVQRMEALGTLAGGIAHDFNNILGVIIANGEMIEMFHMDVDKTIHPKIRAILAAAYRGRDLVNQILTFTRKSNDEAAVLNVGPILKETVKFLQSSLPASITIEYTIDSPESTVLVDPTQMHQVLMNLCTNAAHAMESMGGTLSLSLRSGQVNPSQVGAQTLEPGSYLILEVRDTGSGIEPELIERLFDPFFTTKEPGKGTGLGLSVVQGIVKSWGGEVLVKSIHGRGSLFQVFIPARSESGEQPVLSSGGGEIFKGTGSILFVDDEEELVKSCSEFLANLGYKVHAETDSRAALELFSSAPEKFDLVITDYNMPGLSGDDLARKILEEKPTVPIIVCSGYSQSFDESTATSLGITEYLKKPISLKMLALAVRKYLRPDLEDETHDFME; from the coding sequence ATGAAACGAGTATTCGGATTTATCCTGTGTGTCTGCATGGTTCTGGTGGCATTTTCCTGCACCCCGCTTGACGGGCAGACTCCACTCACGGCCGAAGAACAGGAATGGATTGAAAAAAACAAGGAGATACCACTCGGTGTCTCCTTGCACTATCCGCCGTATGAAGAGTTCGGTTTAAAGGGTGGATATCAAGGGTTGAGTGCTGATTATATCCGGTTAATCAATGAAAAAACGGGTCTCAAGTTTGTCCCGTTACGGTTTAGAAATCGGGATGAAGTCCTCGCAGGAATCAAGAGGGGCGAAATCTCTGTTGTCGCCGCTCTTGAAATGACGGATGAACGTCGTGATTTTCTCGATTTCACCCAGCCTTATGTGAATGTTCCGGCTGCTATAATAACCCGGAAGGAGTTCAAAGGAGAGCTTTCTCTTGAAAAGCTGGATGGCATGAGAATCGGCGTCACTGTTTCGCCGGAGTTTATCAGTTATTTGGAGAAATATTTTCCGGGAGATTATACCGTCGTCACCATGGCGGGCGGGTATATCGGGGGTTTGCGTTCTTTGGCGGTCGGTGATGTTGATGCCTTGATCTGTGATATGGCGCTTGCTTCCCGGTATATTGCCAATGCTCGTATCAGTAATCTGCGAATAGCCGGTATTTCCAGTTATACGATTGATTTGCGAATAGCCTCGCTCAAGAGTCAACCCATAGTCGGTCAGATTTTGAGGAAAGGTCTCGCGATGATTCTTCCCCATGAACGCAAGACCATTGAAGAAAAATGGTTGACCTTGCACTACCGACCAATCTGGGCCAGTTGGACATTCTGGCTGGGACTGTTGGGTGTACTTGGTCTGGTTTTGGGTGGTATTGTTCTGGTTTTGGGTGGTATTGTTCTGGTTTTGTTCTGGAACCGCAGTCTTAAACGCCAGGTGGCTCAAAGAACCATGGCCTTGAGTTCCATTAATAAGGTTTTGCTTGGAGCATTGGATTGTCACACTGAGCGAGAGGTCATGTTGCGTTGTTTGCAGGAAGCAAAGACGATGTCGTCAAGTGAACGGGCATTTCTTGGCGAGGTCGAGCAAACAGGGGCAATCAAGGTTCTGCTTGCCACGGAAGGTGGTGCAGACTGCCCTGAATGGGATTGCGCCGAGTTTGAAAGTGTCATTCTTGAAGGTGAGCAACTGGACCGTCTGGCTGGTGGCCACGTCGTGAATGTGTCTATTGGTGGAGACAGGAAAGGTCATCCTCATCTGATTGTGGTTCCGCTTCAGATTCTTGCGGGTACCAATATGAAAATCATTGCGGTTGCTCGTAGCGAAAATCGGTATGTATCCAATGAAGTCTTGATTTTGGCGGAAGTCTTGTTTGCTTTTGAAGAAGCTTTGCAGCGTAAACGGACCGAGATATCACTGCATGAAAAGGAACGGCAGCTTCAACGAGTCCAGCGCATGGAAGCTCTTGGGACGCTCGCTGGCGGTATTGCACACGATTTCAACAATATCCTTGGTGTCATTATTGCCAATGGTGAAATGATAGAAATGTTTCATATGGATGTTGATAAAACCATTCATCCAAAAATTCGGGCTATTCTTGCGGCAGCGTATCGAGGTCGTGATCTGGTGAATCAAATTTTGACTTTTACGAGAAAAAGTAACGATGAGGCCGCGGTATTGAATGTCGGTCCTATTCTTAAGGAAACCGTCAAATTCTTGCAATCCTCGCTGCCGGCTTCCATTACAATTGAATATACGATTGATTCGCCGGAATCGACGGTGCTTGTCGATCCTACACAGATGCATCAGGTTTTGATGAATTTATGCACTAACGCAGCCCATGCAATGGAAAGTATGGGCGGGACGCTTTCTCTCTCCCTGCGGTCCGGGCAGGTGAATCCTTCTCAGGTCGGGGCACAGACCCTTGAGCCGGGGTCGTATTTGATTCTCGAAGTGAGGGATACAGGAAGCGGTATCGAACCTGAGTTGATCGAGCGTCTTTTTGATCCGTTTTTTACCACCAAAGAACCGGGCAAGGGAACTGGGCTAGGACTTTCTGTTGTCCAGGGCATTGTGAAATCTTGGGGAGGCGAAGTGCTGGTAAAAAGCATCCATGGACGAGGCTCTCTTTTTCAGGTGTTCATCCCGGCTCGTAGCGAGAGTGGTGAACAGCCTGTGTTGTCGAGTGGCGGCGGAGAAATTTTTAAGGGGACTGGGAGTATTTTGTTTGTGGATGACGAAGAGGAACTGGTCAAATCCTGTTCTGAATTCCTTGCAAACCTTGGGTATAAGGTCCATGCGGAAACAGACAGTCGGGCTGCGTTAGAGTTGTTTAGCAGCGCTCCAGAGAAATTTGACCTTGTCATAACAGATTACAATATGCCTGGATTGAGTGGGGATGATCTTGCTCGGAAAATTCTTGAAGAAAAACCGACTGTTCCGATTATTGTTTGCAGTGGGTATAGTCAGAGCTTCGATGAGAGTACAGCTACGTCCCTCGGCATAACGGAATACCTCAAAAAACCAATCAGTCTGAAAATGCTGGCTTTGGCCGTGCGGAAATACTTGCGGCCCGATCTTGAAGACGAAACGCATGACTTCATGGAATAG
- a CDS encoding sigma-54-dependent transcriptional regulator, with protein sequence MAKVLVIDDDRMICDALMELIRNIGHEADYASSVQEGLEKNLAEEFDVVFLDIRLPDGNGLDILPQLRELPIPPEVIILTGLGDPDGAELAIRNGAWDYLQKPLSPKKILLPLQRVLKYRDTLRNEGNNQPPFKRCGIVGNGPAITHALERLGAAAHSDASLLLTGETGTGKELFARALHENSKRSRGPFVIVDCASIPANLLESTLFGHVKGAFTGADRSSCGLVLEAHGGTLFLDEIGEMPLPLQKKLLRVLQERKYRQVGGSQEVSSNFRLVAATHRDLNEMVQKGLFRNDLLYRLGAMTINLPVLRDRKEDLGELTQHFARYICEKNAIPPKTFSDNFMETLARYDWPGNIRELVNVLENAMISAYGHTELFAKHLPERTRIAMLKHDLVLNEDSYTNTNFTETQTEECGTLPSYKEYRGHVLEQADKSYFTRLMEASCWDIERACTISGLRKSRVYDQLKQYGIEKE encoded by the coding sequence ATGGCCAAGGTACTGGTGATAGATGATGATCGCATGATCTGTGATGCGCTCATGGAGTTGATTCGAAATATTGGGCATGAGGCCGATTACGCATCAAGCGTCCAGGAAGGATTGGAAAAGAATCTGGCTGAAGAATTTGATGTGGTTTTTTTGGATATCAGACTTCCTGATGGCAACGGGCTGGATATTTTGCCACAACTCAGGGAGCTTCCCATTCCCCCTGAAGTCATTATCCTCACAGGTCTTGGTGACCCTGATGGAGCTGAGTTGGCCATACGCAACGGGGCGTGGGACTACTTGCAAAAACCTCTTTCTCCCAAGAAGATTTTGCTCCCGCTGCAACGGGTTCTCAAATATCGGGACACGTTACGTAACGAAGGGAATAATCAACCTCCTTTCAAGCGGTGTGGCATCGTCGGCAATGGGCCTGCCATCACTCATGCCTTGGAACGCTTGGGGGCGGCTGCGCATAGTGACGCCAGTCTTCTTCTGACTGGTGAAACCGGAACGGGTAAGGAACTGTTTGCGCGTGCTCTTCATGAAAACAGCAAGAGGAGTCGAGGTCCTTTCGTGATTGTCGACTGTGCTTCAATTCCGGCCAATCTGTTGGAAAGCACACTGTTCGGTCATGTCAAAGGGGCTTTTACCGGAGCGGATCGTTCAAGCTGTGGGTTGGTCCTTGAGGCGCATGGCGGCACTCTTTTTCTTGATGAAATAGGGGAAATGCCACTCCCCTTGCAGAAGAAACTGCTCAGGGTTTTGCAGGAACGCAAATATCGTCAGGTGGGCGGAAGTCAGGAAGTCAGCAGTAACTTCCGACTGGTCGCAGCCACGCATCGAGATTTGAATGAGATGGTCCAAAAGGGGCTTTTCCGCAATGACCTGCTGTATCGACTGGGGGCCATGACTATCAACCTTCCCGTGTTACGAGACCGTAAGGAGGATTTGGGCGAACTGACTCAGCATTTTGCACGGTATATCTGCGAGAAAAATGCAATTCCTCCCAAGACATTTTCTGATAATTTTATGGAAACTCTTGCCCGGTATGATTGGCCGGGCAACATTCGTGAGCTGGTCAACGTTCTTGAGAATGCAATGATTAGCGCCTACGGCCACACTGAATTATTCGCGAAGCATCTACCGGAGCGGACACGTATCGCGATGTTGAAACATGATCTTGTTTTGAACGAAGACTCATATACCAATACCAATTTTACCGAAACTCAAACAGAAGAGTGCGGTACTTTGCCTTCGTATAAAGAATACCGTGGGCATGTTTTGGAGCAGGCCGACAAGAGTTATTTTACCCGCTTGATGGAAGCTTCGTGTTGGGACATAGAACGTGCCTGTACAATCTCTGGATTGCGGAAAAGCCGGGTATACGATCAGCTCAAGCAGTACGGCATAGAGAAAGAATAG
- a CDS encoding DMSO/selenate family reductase complex A subunit, giving the protein MGKKESEKPPVEGRLGRRKFLKWSAALGGVTALSGTGFFYGLRSVESAEPFADKVVWTSCNVNCGSRCALRAFVKDGVVTRVETDDKGEDIYGDHQVRACLRGRSMRHRIYAPDRLKYPMKRVGKRGEGKFERISWDEALDGIAKSLGDTIEKWGNESVYLNYGTGNLGAVMSKSWPTGSTPVARLMNCLGGYLNQYGTYSDAQIDMALPYTFGKGWVRGNLLSDIVNSKLVVLFGNNPAATRMSGGGLVHDVIQARKKGYARIIVVDPRFTDTATTLADEWIPIRPGTDAALVCGLAHVMISENLVDNDFIKRCTVGYDEDSMPEGVPAGNSYKSYILGTGKDGQAKTPEWASKITGIPVRRIVQLAREIGQAEPCYISQGWSVQRQANGENNCRAISMLPILTGNVGVQGGNTGARESGYGIPFAPFPVLQNPVKTSISCFTWTDAIERGTEMTAKRDGVQGRDRLEAPIKFIWNYAGNCLVNQHSDSNRTSEILADDSKCETVVVVDNFMTPSAKFADYLLPATSNLEEDDFAPQGFSSEMGYVIFAEKVIEPLFESRTIFDICAGVAKRLGAEQKYTEGRTRAQWVEYVYQKSREKLPELPAKLEDAFAMGLYKREKPGLPPVPYKEFRDDPEGHPLRSPSGKLEIFSKQLWDIAHEWELAEGDVISGLPEYAPTWEGVSDPLRKEFPLQLIGHHYKQRTHSTYGNVDWLKKVAPQELWINPMDAEERGIVHGGKVKVFNARGVVYTIAKVTPRIMPGVLTLPEGAWFDPGKDGADHGGCVNVLTTLRPSPLAKGNPQHTNLVQVEKA; this is encoded by the coding sequence ATGGGTAAGAAGGAATCTGAGAAACCCCCTGTAGAAGGGCGGCTTGGAAGACGTAAATTCCTGAAATGGAGTGCCGCGCTCGGTGGGGTGACAGCCCTGTCGGGAACCGGTTTTTTTTATGGTCTTCGGTCTGTTGAGAGCGCTGAACCATTCGCCGATAAGGTTGTTTGGACATCCTGCAATGTGAATTGCGGCAGCCGATGTGCCTTGCGGGCTTTTGTAAAGGATGGCGTGGTCACCCGTGTCGAAACAGACGACAAGGGTGAAGATATTTATGGCGATCATCAGGTCCGTGCTTGTTTGCGCGGTCGTTCAATGCGCCACCGTATTTATGCGCCGGATCGTTTGAAGTACCCCATGAAGCGTGTGGGCAAACGTGGTGAAGGCAAGTTCGAGCGTATTTCCTGGGACGAGGCTTTGGATGGAATCGCAAAGAGTCTGGGCGATACTATTGAGAAGTGGGGCAACGAGTCCGTATATCTGAATTATGGCACCGGCAACCTTGGCGCAGTCATGTCCAAGTCCTGGCCGACTGGCTCCACTCCTGTTGCCCGTCTCATGAACTGTCTGGGCGGCTACCTCAATCAGTATGGAACGTATAGTGATGCACAGATCGACATGGCGTTGCCGTACACCTTTGGTAAGGGGTGGGTTCGTGGCAACCTCTTGTCTGACATCGTCAACAGCAAGCTGGTGGTGTTGTTCGGCAACAACCCCGCTGCCACACGCATGAGCGGTGGTGGTCTTGTGCATGATGTGATTCAGGCCAGGAAAAAAGGGTATGCGCGGATTATTGTCGTTGATCCTCGTTTTACGGATACAGCCACAACACTGGCTGATGAATGGATTCCCATCCGTCCGGGCACCGATGCAGCGCTAGTTTGTGGTCTGGCCCATGTGATGATTTCCGAAAATCTGGTTGATAATGATTTCATCAAGCGGTGTACCGTCGGCTATGACGAAGATTCCATGCCTGAAGGCGTGCCTGCCGGTAATTCTTACAAATCCTACATTCTGGGCACGGGCAAGGACGGTCAGGCAAAGACACCGGAATGGGCTTCGAAGATTACGGGTATTCCCGTTCGCCGTATTGTCCAGCTGGCCCGTGAAATTGGTCAGGCAGAGCCTTGCTATATCTCTCAAGGGTGGTCCGTACAACGTCAGGCCAACGGTGAAAACAACTGTCGTGCCATCAGCATGTTACCTATTCTTACAGGCAACGTGGGAGTGCAGGGCGGTAACACCGGCGCCCGTGAAAGTGGGTATGGAATCCCGTTTGCTCCTTTCCCGGTTCTTCAGAATCCGGTCAAGACATCCATATCCTGTTTTACCTGGACTGATGCCATTGAACGCGGCACGGAGATGACTGCGAAAAGGGATGGTGTGCAGGGACGTGATCGTCTGGAAGCACCTATCAAGTTTATCTGGAACTATGCTGGCAATTGTCTTGTAAATCAGCATTCAGACAGCAATCGGACATCGGAAATTCTTGCTGACGACAGCAAGTGTGAAACCGTTGTGGTCGTTGATAACTTCATGACGCCAAGCGCTAAATTTGCTGATTATCTTCTTCCTGCGACTTCAAACCTTGAAGAGGATGATTTTGCTCCTCAAGGTTTTTCTTCGGAAATGGGCTACGTTATTTTTGCAGAAAAAGTCATTGAGCCACTTTTTGAAAGTCGTACCATTTTTGATATCTGTGCAGGTGTAGCCAAACGTCTGGGTGCGGAACAGAAATACACTGAGGGACGGACCCGTGCGCAATGGGTTGAATATGTCTATCAGAAGTCTCGCGAAAAATTGCCCGAGCTTCCCGCCAAGCTTGAGGATGCCTTTGCCATGGGATTGTATAAGCGTGAAAAGCCCGGTTTGCCTCCGGTTCCTTACAAGGAATTTCGGGATGATCCTGAAGGCCATCCCTTGAGGAGTCCTTCAGGTAAATTGGAAATCTTTTCCAAGCAACTTTGGGATATCGCTCATGAATGGGAACTCGCCGAAGGCGATGTCATATCCGGTCTTCCGGAATACGCTCCCACTTGGGAAGGCGTTTCTGATCCTTTGAGAAAGGAATTTCCTCTGCAATTGATTGGTCATCATTATAAACAACGCACGCATTCCACCTACGGCAATGTGGACTGGCTGAAAAAAGTCGCGCCACAGGAACTCTGGATCAATCCCATGGATGCCGAAGAACGAGGCATTGTCCACGGCGGAAAGGTCAAGGTCTTCAACGCTCGAGGCGTGGTTTACACCATTGCCAAGGTCACACCCCGCATCATGCCAGGTGTTTTGACCCTGCCTGAGGGGGCATGGTTTGATCCGGGCAAGGATGGAGCTGACCACGGTGGCTGTGTAAACGTTCTGACGACACTTCGTCCTTCACCGTTGGCAAAGGGGAATCCCCAGCATACCAACCTTGTACAGGTCGAAAAGGCGTAA
- a CDS encoding DMSO/selenate family reductase complex B subunit: MLKRPAFYFDMEACTGCKTCMIACMDKNDLPDGVLFRRVTEYAGGDWMKDKNGAYEQNVFAYYLSVSCNHCENPICVRSCPTTAMHKDENGIVSVDHDKCVGCRYCEWGCPYSAPQYNAKKGKMEKCDFCRDYLEQGKPPACVAACPTRALEFGEYEDLVAKHGASQVVAPLPDPSITYPNLIVSANRNAQPAGSRLGTIQNPEEV; this comes from the coding sequence ATGTTAAAAAGACCTGCATTTTATTTTGATATGGAAGCATGCACGGGATGTAAAACGTGCATGATCGCCTGCATGGATAAGAATGATCTCCCTGATGGCGTTCTTTTCAGGCGTGTTACTGAGTATGCTGGCGGCGATTGGATGAAAGACAAAAACGGTGCATATGAACAGAACGTATTCGCCTATTACCTGTCTGTTTCGTGCAACCATTGCGAGAATCCCATCTGCGTTCGTTCATGTCCGACTACGGCCATGCACAAGGATGAAAATGGTATCGTCAGCGTCGATCACGACAAGTGTGTTGGCTGTCGTTATTGCGAATGGGGTTGTCCCTATTCTGCCCCACAGTATAATGCCAAAAAGGGCAAGATGGAAAAATGCGACTTCTGTCGTGATTATCTGGAGCAGGGCAAGCCACCGGCGTGTGTAGCAGCATGTCCCACTCGTGCTCTTGAGTTTGGAGAATATGAAGATCTGGTCGCCAAACATGGAGCGTCTCAAGTTGTCGCTCCGTTGCCTGACCCGTCTATCACATATCCCAACCTGATTGTTTCGGCCAACCGCAATGCGCAACCGGCTGGATCACGTCTTGGTACAATTCAAAATCCTGAGGAGGTGTAA
- a CDS encoding dimethyl sulfoxide reductase anchor subunit family protein, which yields MLFNEWSLVIFTILVQTAIGMLLVSEVARVISPSSVSKSFSWQLPTISLVTGASLLFSLGHLGTPMHSVYTILNAGSSWLSREILATGGFFVSVVALAVIRMKSPEAKATGVSVAASILGLVTVFVMSRVYMLQTVPVWDSISTMLGFYGTMLILGSIAGGVLFGIQTNKGDELKKGDHIRIAGAFIVAAILGLGLKFIGIPLDMISLDATNNLGVSGIDILTSGGTFLFVACVALTFLGTAVFAWGIYKIIASNEMSAMTNLSLCAFGLVLAGEIVARLMFYGTYLRIGL from the coding sequence ATGCTCTTTAATGAATGGAGTCTGGTCATTTTCACCATCCTCGTACAAACCGCAATTGGTATGTTGTTGGTGTCTGAAGTCGCGCGGGTTATTTCGCCGTCTTCTGTTAGCAAGAGCTTCTCGTGGCAGCTTCCGACAATCAGTCTGGTGACAGGTGCTTCCTTGTTGTTTTCCTTAGGACACCTTGGGACCCCTATGCACAGTGTCTATACGATACTCAACGCTGGTTCTTCATGGTTGAGTCGTGAGATCCTTGCCACCGGAGGCTTTTTTGTCTCGGTTGTGGCTTTGGCTGTCATTCGCATGAAATCGCCGGAAGCCAAGGCAACCGGAGTATCTGTGGCCGCCAGTATTCTGGGACTTGTCACTGTGTTCGTCATGTCCAGAGTATACATGCTGCAAACCGTACCCGTCTGGGACAGCATTTCAACCATGCTGGGTTTCTATGGCACCATGTTGATTCTTGGTTCCATTGCGGGCGGCGTACTGTTTGGTATCCAGACCAACAAGGGCGACGAGCTTAAAAAAGGCGATCATATCCGTATTGCTGGTGCATTCATTGTTGCAGCCATACTGGGGTTGGGATTGAAGTTTATCGGCATACCGCTTGATATGATTTCCCTTGATGCAACGAATAATCTGGGCGTTTCCGGTATTGATATACTGACATCGGGAGGAACATTCCTGTTCGTTGCCTGTGTCGCATTGACCTTTTTGGGAACGGCAGTGTTTGCATGGGGTATCTACAAGATCATTGCATCCAATGAAATGAGTGCCATGACCAATCTCAGCCTGTGCGCCTTTGGGCTTGTGCTTGCTGGTGAGATTGTCGCCAGACTCATGTTCTACGGGACCTACCTTCGAATCGGACTGTAA
- a CDS encoding TorD/DmsD family molecular chaperone — protein METSDTYFAAAIVCAFFGRVFSHDPEKEFISQVRDENLLEEWPLETSVEDKASLDMLISCIAELDEQGMALLQDDYTALFVIPDSAVPVWESVWTTKERLLFGDPTFAVREAYARYGVVAPKLNNEPDDHIGLELDFMARLFALSADAMEAGDTVKADECAEDAKAFYQDHIGKWAKECLAEIESKSVTEYYTSMARLCMSLVDSLPRILAQ, from the coding sequence ATGGAAACATCAGATACATATTTTGCTGCGGCCATAGTATGCGCTTTTTTCGGCAGAGTCTTTTCGCACGACCCAGAAAAAGAATTCATTTCTCAGGTTCGTGATGAAAACCTTTTGGAAGAATGGCCGCTGGAAACATCCGTTGAAGATAAGGCCTCCCTTGACATGCTGATCTCCTGTATTGCCGAGCTTGATGAGCAGGGCATGGCCCTTTTGCAGGATGATTACACTGCGTTGTTTGTCATTCCTGATTCCGCTGTACCTGTGTGGGAGTCCGTCTGGACGACCAAGGAACGGCTCCTTTTTGGTGACCCTACATTTGCAGTACGTGAGGCGTACGCCCGTTACGGAGTTGTTGCGCCCAAGCTGAACAATGAACCGGACGATCATATCGGATTGGAGTTGGATTTCATGGCTCGTTTGTTCGCTTTGTCAGCAGATGCGATGGAGGCGGGCGATACTGTCAAAGCCGATGAGTGCGCTGAAGATGCCAAAGCTTTTTATCAAGATCACATTGGGAAATGGGCAAAGGAATGTCTGGCGGAAATCGAATCAAAATCGGTCACGGAGTATTACACCTCAATGGCCCGACTGTGCATGAGTCTGGTGGATTCTTTGCCCCGGATATTGGCTCAATAA
- a CDS encoding 4Fe-4S dicluster domain-containing protein, with product MCADVCPSKAISLADISCFIGDICLACGACAAVCPVDAVTHNAAGRLLKKITSLCPTVTISVGCFAIPFAPEGMVQLDGCLSAFGMDVLAAMALANVETLRFVHGDCAKCTKGDQCRLFARNLDAFRLACPAVSAKMHCVEKKSSRPMSANTMSRRGLFNLFGSRKEAVPSQVKADKSVFLHTQTTGFKRLRLHTAFRLLSCAEHVPEPVRIAEMEVVQSCTGCGTCSRVCPVNALEFIVENNEFSIRFTAWKCVDCNLCVKSCLSESIQRRPAVSVSLTDETPHILYSGSFQTCKRCKAASTTLTNGYCTVCAHKLGV from the coding sequence TTGTGCGCCGATGTGTGTCCTTCAAAGGCAATTTCTCTTGCTGATATTTCGTGTTTTATCGGAGATATTTGTCTGGCATGTGGCGCCTGTGCTGCGGTTTGTCCTGTTGATGCGGTGACGCATAATGCAGCAGGGCGTCTCCTGAAAAAAATCACCTCTCTCTGTCCAACTGTTACCATTTCTGTGGGGTGTTTTGCCATCCCCTTTGCCCCTGAGGGAATGGTACAGTTGGATGGTTGCCTTTCTGCTTTCGGGATGGATGTCTTGGCAGCTATGGCTCTTGCTAATGTTGAAACCCTTCGATTTGTGCATGGCGATTGTGCGAAATGTACAAAAGGAGATCAATGTCGTCTGTTTGCCAGAAATCTGGATGCCTTTCGTCTGGCATGTCCTGCCGTTTCTGCAAAAATGCACTGTGTTGAGAAAAAGAGTTCTCGCCCAATGAGTGCAAACACCATGTCCCGGCGAGGGCTGTTCAATCTGTTCGGTTCCCGGAAAGAGGCAGTGCCCTCTCAAGTGAAGGCCGATAAGTCGGTGTTTTTACATACCCAGACAACTGGTTTCAAACGACTCAGATTGCATACGGCATTTCGTTTGTTGTCGTGTGCAGAGCATGTGCCCGAACCCGTGCGAATTGCAGAGATGGAAGTTGTCCAGTCATGCACCGGGTGTGGGACTTGCTCCAGAGTTTGTCCGGTGAATGCGCTGGAATTTATTGTCGAGAATAATGAGTTTTCAATCCGATTTACTGCATGGAAATGCGTTGATTGCAACCTGTGTGTCAAATCATGCCTTTCTGAAAGTATACAGCGTCGTCCAGCCGTTTCCGTATCATTGACGGATGAAACTCCTCATATTCTGTATTCAGGCTCGTTTCAAACGTGTAAACGATGCAAGGCTGCGTCAACAACGTTGACCAATGGATATTGCACTGTTTGTGCGCATAAGCTGGGGGTATGA
- a CDS encoding NapC/NirT family cytochrome c, which produces MEKGFGARIGKHQWLLLAGICLGGVLLISAAVGAGSEGDEDEGNSLCLSCHVMEQTVYPEFKKTKHFNNSSGVRAKCSSCHVPQPLIPMLERKAASVSEIFSWMAGTIDTPEKFEENRLRLAKSVWADFKESDSRECKSCHNVTAFDFTAFKKPESAKTMQKGLQDGQTCIDCHKGIAHTMPDLSAGFRMLYEEIQSEAKNGDFDVEAVYPISVASCFLEKDGSKAGRLLPLTKLEVLETSGDWAKVRVRGWQQIGAERVICEAQGRRVFAAALSKKVLDTVKGGEPMVDPETGQSWRKAEFDCWIKVGEFVADIDRLNNYGSELHAATCGGCHAQTPASHFTANQWIGGIKSMGNRVSLDKNNYRLLLKYLQMRASDVTGETHS; this is translated from the coding sequence ATGGAAAAGGGATTCGGTGCCAGGATTGGCAAACATCAGTGGCTCCTGCTTGCCGGAATATGTCTGGGAGGGGTGTTACTTATTTCTGCCGCCGTAGGGGCCGGGTCAGAAGGTGATGAGGATGAAGGAAATAGTTTGTGTCTATCGTGTCATGTCATGGAACAAACAGTGTATCCTGAGTTCAAAAAAACAAAACATTTTAACAACTCGTCAGGTGTTCGAGCCAAGTGCTCATCCTGCCATGTGCCGCAACCCCTGATACCCATGTTGGAAAGAAAGGCCGCATCGGTTTCCGAAATATTCAGTTGGATGGCTGGCACCATTGATACTCCTGAAAAATTTGAAGAAAATAGACTGAGACTTGCAAAAAGTGTGTGGGCTGATTTTAAAGAAAGCGATTCTCGCGAATGCAAATCCTGCCACAATGTCACTGCTTTTGATTTTACAGCTTTCAAGAAGCCGGAATCTGCTAAGACGATGCAAAAGGGCTTGCAGGATGGGCAGACGTGTATTGATTGCCATAAAGGTATTGCCCATACCATGCCGGACCTCTCTGCCGGATTTAGAATGTTGTATGAAGAAATCCAAAGTGAGGCCAAGAACGGCGACTTTGATGTCGAGGCAGTTTATCCAATCAGTGTCGCCAGTTGCTTTCTTGAAAAAGATGGCTCCAAAGCTGGCAGACTTCTTCCCCTTACCAAACTTGAAGTACTCGAAACATCCGGTGACTGGGCCAAAGTCCGTGTTCGTGGTTGGCAGCAGATCGGGGCTGAACGCGTCATTTGTGAAGCTCAGGGGCGGCGTGTTTTCGCGGCTGCCCTGAGTAAGAAAGTGCTCGATACAGTCAAAGGCGGAGAACCCATGGTTGACCCTGAAACCGGGCAATCATGGCGTAAGGCTGAATTCGACTGCTGGATAAAGGTTGGAGAATTCGTGGCTGATATTGACCGGTTGAACAACTACGGCAGTGAACTTCATGCGGCAACGTGTGGTGGATGCCATGCACAGACACCGGCCAGTCATTTTACGGCCAATCAGTGGATTGGCGGCATCAAATCGATGGGCAACAGAGTGTCATTGGACAAGAATAATTATCGGCTTTTGCTGAAATATCTCCAGATGAGAGCATCTGATGTCACCGGAGAGACTCATTCATAA